The window CCCGGCCGGCCTGACCCTCGACACCGCGAAGGGCGTCGTCACGGGCACGCCCACCACCTGGGGGATGCGCACCAGCCGGATCACCCTCACCGACGCCGCCGGCCGGACCGCGACCACCGACATCACCTGGAACGTCTACTTCTGACCACCGGGGCCCGGGAGGGCCGGATCGTTCCTCCCGGGCCCTCCCGCAGGGGGCCGCGCCGTCACCGAGGAGGGGCGATGACGGGCTCGGCCCCCCGTCCGTCCGGCCGTCACCCGCCGTCCCGCGGGCGGCGGCCGCTTCCGCGCGGGGCTTCGACAGCGTCCGGCCGGGGCCAGGGCATCGGGACCGGCCCGGTGAAGAGGCCGTCGGGGAGTTCGCGCGAGCCGAGAAACCCCAGCGCGGCGGCGACGGCGGCCTCGTGCCAGCGCGCCGACCGGCGGAGCATCGCGTGCCCGCCCTCGGGCATGACGATGCCCGCGGCCCGCGCCCCGGCGGCGCGGGCCCGCCGCACGTGGTCCCAGCTCGCCCGGGCATCGGTGACCCGGTCCGCCTCGTCGTGCAGGAGCACCACCGACTTGCCCGCGAGCTGTGTCACCGACTCACCGGGCGGGCACCACGGCGCCAGCCCGATCACCGCCCGCACCGAAGGGTCGACGGCCGCGCGCAACGCCGCCCGACCGCCCATGGAGTGGCCCACCAGGACCACGGGGACGGGCCCGGCGGCGCGGCGCAGCTCGTCCAGGGCGCGCAGGGTGTCCCGTACCGGATCCTCCCGGGCGCCGTTCCAACCTCGGTGGCGGTACCGCACCTCGGCGACCACCACGCGGTCCGGCCCGGTGGCCCGCACGAGCGCCCGGGTGTACGCCCTCATGCGCACGAGGGGCAGGTTGAGGGCGGGGGGCGCGGTCAACCCGTCGGCGCGGCCCCCGTGCAGCACGAGGATCGCCGCCGTCGGATGCGCCGGATTCCGCCGCAGGGACAGCGCCGACGGCAGCTCCCGGCCGGGCGCGGCGGGAACGTGGACCGACTCGGGGCTCATCGAGGAACTCCTTCCGGCGCTCATGCCCGCGCTTGCGACTCGTACCAGCTCACGGGTGTGGCCGGCATGTCGCTGCGCCCCTCCCGGGACGGCCGGACGGCGAGGATCTGGTCGACGCCCATGCGGCGCTCGGTGAACGCGAGCGAACTGCCGGCGAGGTACAGACGCCACACACGGGCCGTGGTCTGGCCGACCAGCGTCTCGAAGTCCACCCACCGTTCCTCCAGGGTGTGGCGCCACGCGTCGATGGTCCGGGCGTAGTGCTCGCGCAGGGCCTCCACGGAACGCACCTCGAACCCCGCGTCCTCGATGAGGTCGACGGTGCGTCCCACGGGCCGCATGTGCATGTCGGGCGCGATGTAGGTCTCGATGAAAGCGCCGCCGCCGGGAGCGTTCAGACCGCGGGACA of the Streptomyces sp. NBC_01426 genome contains:
- a CDS encoding alpha/beta hydrolase, with the translated sequence MSPESVHVPAAPGRELPSALSLRRNPAHPTAAILVLHGGRADGLTAPPALNLPLVRMRAYTRALVRATGPDRVVVAEVRYRHRGWNGAREDPVRDTLRALDELRRAAGPVPVVLVGHSMGGRAALRAAVDPSVRAVIGLAPWCPPGESVTQLAGKSVVLLHDEADRVTDARASWDHVRRARAAGARAAGIVMPEGGHAMLRRSARWHEAAVAAALGFLGSRELPDGLFTGPVPMPWPRPDAVEAPRGSGRRPRDGG